The proteins below are encoded in one region of Mya arenaria isolate MELC-2E11 chromosome 15, ASM2691426v1:
- the LOC128219294 gene encoding sodium-coupled monocarboxylate transporter 2-like: MDPNTAFSVKDYVIFVATVLFSFLIGVFFALWERKKNHNNPEEYFLAGRKSKLLPVTLSFIVTFQSSIVMLGFPAEVYLYGAIYVYFMISIIISFTFTAFFIVPVFYPLKLTTVYEYLNLRYGDNVLRYVTMVMGIFYNVFYMSTVTYGTCVALDVVMGLPYWATIVIYTSVTTIYTSIGGIKAVIWTDVFQFVIMTTGILAVTIKGIIEVGGISQVHKYSVSRMNFNQFGLDPRIRYTFWNLGVTSVPMWLYTGYMQPAMQRVYSTPDVTTARNMYLVSVPVYILICLGTIFEGVVIFAYYSSKGCDIYNSGMIDNINQLVPYTVLEFFGELPGLPGLFIAALSSAAFSTLSSCLSSLSAIAYEDILKVRNPNISSQVATYISRLVTILFGLIALAVTFLISNLPGSVISLFSSFVACMDGPTCAIFMLSAFSRRVTSKGVLFGAICGMSISLWLNLGKLFSDIPADTPLPAGPTDTCPSTSNFSSLASVIPNGYSTTTYLLLNETSTKHATNNLSGLQEFYRVSYMYYSFIGFTVSLVIGFLASLCCEAPKRVDTRCLFEFHKHVLGKQSDKVNERTIANENEVEALV; encoded by the coding sequence ATGGATCCAAACACTGCCTTTTCTGTTAAGGACTATGTTATATTTGTGGCAACAGTATTGTTTTCATTCCTGATTGGAGTATTCTTTGCGCTATGGGAGCGAAAAAAGAATCACAATAATCCGGAGGAGTACTTCTTAGCAGGCCGCAAATCCAAGCTCCTGCCGGTGACGTTGTCCTTCATCGTAACTTTCCAATCGTCCATCGTGATGTTGGGATTTCCAGCAGAGGTGTATCTCTATGGTGCTATCTACGTTTACTTCATGATTTCTATAATCATCTCTTTTACTTTCACCGCTTTCTTCATCGTTCCTGTCTTCTACCCTCTTAAGCTAACGACCGTGTACGAGTACCTAAATTTGCGATACGGCGATAACGTTCTACGCTACGTAACTATGGTAATGGGCATTTTCTACAATGTATTCTACATGAGTACCGTCACATATGGCACGTGTGTGGCCCTAGACGTTGTAATGGGCCTACCTTATTGGGCGACCATCGTCATTTATACATCCGTTACTACAATTTACACCTCCATCGGCGGAATAAAGGCAGTCATTTGGACTGACGTTTTCCAGTTTGTTATTATGACAACTGGCATATTGGCGGTCACCATTAAAGGTATCATTGAAGTTGGCGGTATATCGCAAGTGCACAAATACAGTGTGAGTCGTATGAATTTCAATCAATTCGGATTAGATCCACGAATACGTTACACATTCTGGAATTTGGGGGTAACATCTGTTCCTATGTGGTTGTATACAGGTTACATGCAACCGGCGATGCAAAGAGTATACTCAACGCCAGATGTAACGACAGCAAGAAATATGTACCTTGTTTCCGTCCCCGTATACATACTGATTTGTCTTGGAACAATATTTGAAGGAGTGGTCATATTTGCATACTATTCATCAAAAGGATGTGACATTTATAATAGTGGGATGATAGACAATATCAACCAGCTTGTACCGTACACGGTGTTGGAGTTTTTCGGAGAACTCCCAGGCCTACCAGGCCTTTTTATCGCCGCGTTATCCAGTGCCGCATTTAGCACACTGTCTTCGTGTCTCAGCTCCCTCTCTGCCATCGCGTATGAAGATATCTTAAAAGTCCGAAATCCGAACATCAGTTCTCAAGTTGCCACGTACATATCACGGCTCGTAACTATTTTGTTCGGACTTATAGCGCTAGCAGTGACGTTCCTGATATCAAATTTACCTGGCTCAGTGATCTCACTATTTTCAAGTTTCGTAGCCTGTATGGATGGCCCGAcatgtgcaatatttatgttGTCTGCGTTTAGCCGAAGGGTGACGTCAAAGGGTGTGTTATTCGGAGCTATATGTGGGATGTCCATATCTCTATGGTTGAATCTTGGCAAGCTATTCTCTGATATTCCTGCAGATACACCTTTACCAGCAGGTCCAACAGACACTTGTCCGAGTACGTCCAATTTCAGTTCCCTGGCCTCCGTTATACCAAACGGGTATTCGACAACTACCTACTTGCTACTTAACGAAACATCGACGAAACACGCAACCAACAACCTTTCAGGGTTGCAGGAATTTTACCGTGTATCATATATGTACTATTCTTTTATAGGGTTTACTGTTTCTTTAGTTATTGGATTTTTAGCCAGTTTGTGTTGTGAAGCGCCAAAACGAGTGGACACCAGGTGTCTGTTTGAATTCCATAAACATGTTTTAGGCAAACAGTCAGACAAAGTGAACGAGAGAACAATTGCAAATGAAAATGAGGTGGAAGCGCTAgtgtaa